A stretch of Arthrobacter sp. NEB 688 DNA encodes these proteins:
- a CDS encoding glutamate mutase L — translation MGAVLCVDVGSTFTKALLVGDDGEVAGRASHPTTVATDVMDGVDAVRAALADGREPERTLLCSSAGGGLRVAVVGYEREVTAEAGFRVGLSAGGRVVHVASGPMAGADVAALRADRPDLVLLVGGTDGGNADVLLRNARRLARARVTAPVVVAGNADAADAVVAELEATGRRFTVTDNVLPRIGEVAPDAARAAIREVFLRHVIGGKGLSRGRGFAELVRAATPDAVLRGVEVLAEARGEDVLVVDVGGATTDVYSVVTPQGEDAAIHREVVGPVWHARTVEADLGMRWNAEGIVEAAGRERMPVAAEVAAHAARVAADTGALSGTPAEWAADEALATAAVTVALRRHGRPAAGERPRPLADVGMLVGSGGVLRHAPDGTAERVLGAALADHGGGWRVPDRAVAAVDRDYVLFAAGLLADVDPARASALVGRLSPKRG, via the coding sequence GTGGGTGCGGTCCTGTGCGTCGACGTCGGGTCGACCTTCACGAAGGCGTTGCTCGTCGGTGACGACGGCGAGGTGGCGGGGCGCGCGTCGCACCCCACGACGGTCGCGACCGACGTCATGGACGGGGTCGACGCGGTCCGCGCCGCGCTCGCCGACGGGCGCGAGCCGGAGCGCACGCTCCTGTGCTCGAGCGCCGGCGGCGGGCTGCGCGTCGCCGTCGTCGGCTACGAGCGCGAGGTGACGGCGGAGGCCGGCTTCCGGGTCGGCCTCTCGGCGGGCGGACGCGTCGTGCACGTCGCCTCCGGGCCGATGGCCGGCGCCGACGTCGCCGCCCTGCGCGCCGACCGTCCCGACCTCGTCCTGCTCGTCGGCGGCACCGACGGGGGCAACGCCGACGTCCTGCTGCGCAACGCCCGTCGGCTCGCCCGGGCCCGGGTCACCGCCCCGGTCGTCGTCGCCGGCAACGCCGACGCCGCGGACGCCGTCGTCGCCGAGCTCGAGGCGACGGGGCGGCGCTTCACGGTGACCGACAACGTCCTGCCGCGCATCGGCGAGGTCGCCCCCGACGCCGCGCGCGCGGCCATCCGCGAGGTCTTCCTGCGCCACGTCATCGGCGGCAAGGGCCTCTCGCGCGGGCGCGGGTTCGCCGAGCTCGTCCGGGCCGCGACCCCCGATGCCGTCCTGCGGGGCGTCGAGGTGCTGGCCGAGGCGCGCGGCGAGGACGTCCTCGTCGTCGACGTCGGCGGCGCGACGACCGACGTCTACTCCGTCGTCACGCCGCAGGGCGAGGACGCCGCCATCCACCGCGAGGTCGTCGGCCCGGTCTGGCACGCCCGCACCGTCGAGGCCGACCTGGGCATGCGCTGGAACGCCGAGGGCATCGTCGAGGCGGCCGGGCGCGAGCGGATGCCCGTCGCCGCCGAGGTGGCCGCGCACGCCGCGCGGGTCGCGGCCGACACCGGTGCGCTGTCGGGCACGCCGGCCGAGTGGGCCGCCGACGAGGCCCTCGCGACCGCCGCCGTCACCGTCGCCCTGCGCCGCCACGGGCGTCCGGCCGCGGGGGAGCGGCCGCGGCCGCTCGCCGACGTCGGGATGCTCGTCGGCTCCGGCGGCGTCCTGCGGCACGCCCCCGACGGCACCGCCGAGCGCGTGCTCGGGGCCGCGCTCGCCGACCACGGGGGTGGCTGGCGGGTGCCCGACCGGGCCGTCGCCGCCGTCGACCGCGACTACGTCCTCTTCGCCGCCGGGCTCCTCGCCGACGTCGACCCCGCCCGGGCGTCCGCGCTGGTCGGGAGGTTGTCACCGAAAAGGGGGTGA